A section of the Acanthochromis polyacanthus isolate Apoly-LR-REF ecotype Palm Island chromosome 1, KAUST_Apoly_ChrSc, whole genome shotgun sequence genome encodes:
- the dhrs7 gene encoding dehydrogenase/reductase SDR family member 7, whose translation MDCCIASALCCFAALCVLVHFVCFLVADADFTLLWAALVGQRPESKLKGLVVWVTGASSGIGEELAYQLAKCGSRLILSARREDELKRVKRHCLESSDLKDGDILVLPLDLVERTSHKEKTKTAIQYFGHIDVLINNGGRSQRSLCLETNIDVYQALMELNFLGTVSITKQVLPHMTQRGTGSIVSVSSVVGLAGAPLATGYSASKHALQGFFNSLRTELTDYPRILISTVCPGPVQSQIVGNSFTEELNKPVATVGNQEHKMPTSRCVRLMLVGIANGVKEMWIAQQPFLVFYYAWQYAPTFAWSVTNMLGRKRVQNYKAGLDADSAYFTKPKTS comes from the exons ATGGATTGCTGCATCGCAtctgctctctgctgttttGCAGCGCTGTGTGTTCTCGTTCACTTCGTGTGTTTCCTGGTGGCGGATGCAGACTTCACTCTGCTGTGGGCAGCTCTGGTCGGACAAAGGCCAG AGAGTAAGCTGAAAGGCCTGGTGGTTTGGGTGACCGGAGCCTCCAGTGGTATCGGAGAAGAGCTGGCCTACCAGCTGGCAAAGTGTGGGTCCCGTCTGATCCTCTCTGCTCGCCGTGAGGATGAGTTAAAGAGAGTGAAACGTCACTGTTTAG AGTCCTCCGACCTCAAGGATGGAGATATTCTTGTACTTCCACTTGATTTGGTGGAGAGGACATCGCATAAGGAGAAAACGAAAACTGCGATCCAGTACTTTGGGCAT ATTGATGTCCTAATTAACAATGGTGGCCGAAGCCAGCGCTCTCTGTGCTTGGAGACCAACATTGATGTGTACCAGGCCTTGATGGAGCTCAACTTCCTGGGGACGGTCTCTATAACCAAGCAGGTGCTGCCTCACATGACGCAGCGAGGCACCGGCAGCATTGTGTCCGTCAGCAGCGTGGTCGGCCTCGCTGGGGCGCCCCTGGCAACAGGATACTCTGCCAGCAAACATGCTCTTCAG GGTTTCTTTAATTCCCTTCGAACTGAGCTGACCGACTATCCAAGAATACTCATCAGCACAGTGTGTCCAGGGCCGGTGCAGTCGCAGATTGTCGGCAATTCCTTCACCGAGGAGCTAAACAAG CCCGTGGCCACAGTTGGTAACCAAGAACACAAGATGCCAACGAGCCGCTGTGTGCGTTTAATGCTGGTGGGAATTGCCAACGGTGTCAAGGAAATGTGGATTGCTCAGCAGCCCTTCCTTGTGTTTTACTATGCCTGGCAGTATGCTCCAACGTTTGCCTGGTCTGTCACAAACATGTTGGGAAGGAAAAGGGTGCAGAATTACAAAGCTGGTCTG
- the ppm1aa gene encoding protein phosphatase 1A → MGAFLDKPKMEKYNSHGEGNNLRYGLSSMQGWRVEMEDAHTAVIGLPHGLDPWSFFAVYDGHAGSQVAKYCCEHLLEHITTNSDFQSALQEDQSVDSVKNGIRTGFLQIDEHMRTISEKKHGVDRSGSTAVGVMISPSHIYFINCGDSRGLLSRGGAVHFFTQDHKPSNPLEKERIQNAGGSVMIQRVNGSLAVSRALGDFDYKCVHGKGPTEQLVSPEPEVYAIERCEGEDEFIILACDGIWDVMANEELCDFVRSRLEVTDDLEKVSNEIVDTCLYKGSRDNMSVVLICFPGAPKVSPEAVKREAELDKYLEGRVEEIIKKQGDEGAPDLVHVMRTLASESIPNLPPGGELASKRSVIEAVYNKLNPYRSDDTDSASTDDMW, encoded by the exons ATGGGTGCATTTCTGGACAAAccaaagatggaaaaatataATTCCCATGGTGAAGGTAACAACCTTAGGTATGGGCTGAGCAGCATGCAGGGCTGGCGGGTTGAGATGGAAGATGCACACACAGCAGTGATTGGTCTGCCTCATGGTCTCGACCCCTGGTCATTCTTCGCTGTTTATGACGGGCATGCTGGCTCTCAGGTGGCCAAATACTGCTGTGAGCACCTTCTGGAGCACATCACCACCAACTCAGACTTCCAGAGTGCTCTGCAGGAAGATCAGTCAGTGGATAGCGTCAAGAATGGAATCCGCACAGGATTCTTGCAGATTGATGAACATATGCGAACCATCTCTGAGAAGAAGCATGGTGTGGACCGCAGTGGCTCCACTGCAGTAGGCGTGATGATTTCTCCAAGCCATATCTACTTCATCAACTGTGGCGACTCTCGGGGGCTCCTCAGTCGAGGTGGAGCTGTGCACTTCTTCACACAGGATCACAAACCCAGCAACCCACTGGAGAAGGAAAGAATCCAAAATGCCGGTGGCTCAGTCATGATCCAGCGAGTTAATGGGTCCCTAGCTGTGTCTCGGGCTCTGGGAGATTTCGACTACAAGTGTGTGCATGGAAAAGGCCCAACAGAGCAACTTGTTTCTCCAGAGCCTGAAGTTTATGCAATAGAGAGATGCGAGGGGGAAGATGAATTCATTATTCTAGCTTGTGATGGCATCTGGGATGTCATGGCCAATGAGGAACTGTGTGACTTTGTGAGGTCAAGGCTAGAGGTTACAGATGATCTTGAAAAAGTCAGCAATGAAATTGTTGACACCTGCTTGTACAAG GGAAGCCGAGACAATATGAGTGTTGTGTTAATCTGCTTTCCTGGAGCCCCAAAGGTATCTCCAGAAGCAGTGAAACGGGAGGCTGAGCTGGACAAATATCTGGAGGGAAGAGTAGAAG AAATCATCAAAAAGCAGGGAGATGAAGGTGCCCCGGATTTGGTCCATGTTATGCGGACGTTAGCATCTGAGAGCATCCCTAATCTTCCTCCTGGAGGAGAACTGGCAAGCAA acgAAGTGTTATTGAAGCGGTGTACAACAAACTCAACCCTTACCGAAGTGATGACACA GACTCTGCATCCACAGACGACATGTGGTAA